TCTGCCgtggttgtatagcatgCAGTAATACCTCTGTTCGTAAAGAACTTATGAAGAGTTTTGTTAGTGTACTCGGAGCCACGATCCATCTGGATAACTAGAACGCGAGCATTGAATTGGTTCTTAATAAATGCTAATATCGATGTAAAAACATTGAGGATAGATTCTTCACGACGGTCGTGTAATGGGTACACCCATTGGAATCTGGTTTTCTCATCTGTAAACGATATAAAGTAAGAAGGTGCACTTTTCGGTAAGTGATGTACAGGACCAAATATATCGGTATGCAAGTACTGAAAAGGCTCATATGATTCTTGGTACTTTAGTCGTGATCCTTTGACATGCCTATGTTTCgtgcttttgccgattaGACAGtcaggacattgatatGTGCTAGCGTTAGACCATTCAATATCcgattctttcaaatatgtaaCTGCATTCTTCTTAAGAGACTTCTGAATACTTCGGAAGTTAGCATGTCCAAGCATTCGATGTATTAACGGATATGGATATTTATTTAcgcttttgcttttgttgaCGTTGTTTATTGTTAGCTTTGAAATGTGCGAAGGAATTAGGTATTTTTTAGATAAccagtaaaagtctccatGTTTGACTATGGGAGCTAGTACTGTACCATCCGATCTTTCTAAAGTGTTTCTGGTAAAGCAGGCAGTAATATTTTGGTTAGCCAGCTCACTCAAACTTAATAGATCATAGGCTATGTTTGGTGTGTGTAGTgcttttattgatgttttggtgcCGTTCTGAAAGTTGAAGTGAAGATTACCAATGGCATTTATAGGAATGTCTTGTTTTTGAGCATCGACTATGTTTATTTCAGAATTGGGTGTTGCATGGTGTAAATAATGGGCTGATCTGACAAGCGTTTGCGAAGCTCCTGAATCAATAAGAAGGTGATCAGGTAGTTCGTCATTCGAGTCTATTGTGCGTGTTGGCTTAGATTCTTTCTGTTGCTGGCCTAAGACTAAGTTCGTTGTCATCGCTTAAGTATTGTGATGAAACGGTTGATTCATTAATGTGATCATTGTTCACCCTTGAGAATTTACTGGATGTAGCAATATTGTGAGCTTTTGCTGCTCTTGGTTTTGAACTATTTGTTCTATGATAATTACGAGTTGTAACCTTCGTGTTAGTCGTGTTTGGAGATGTGCGAGAaacatttttgtattcGCTGTGTTGTTTGTATTGGGACGGTTTATTTAGAttcatgattttattttcgtcATATATTAATTGAATTTCAGCGAATAATTGGGAAAGTTTCATGTTCGTTTTGGTACGATATTGATTACGTAGGTATTTGAAATCACCGGATAGACCTTTAAGTATTAGTTGACAGGCCAATCTGTCGCTAacattgatattgttttcttttagccTTTGAATGATCGTGCTGACtgtaatttcaaatgtatCAGCAGATGTACTTCCGTTGTACTCAAGGTTGGCAAGAGCTATCCAATCttttaattcttgattGTTAGTTTGCATTTTGGACACACTTTTACAAAGGACAGTAAGGATGTCAGAATAattaatttctaaaatttgttttaccCATGTTGgcaataaatgaaatggGGCAAATGCTTGGAAGgtattgtatatatacgcatgttcttcataagtcatttgtcttttgatttcaCCCTGGTCATTTGGAATAATGTCACCGAGATTAgagttcttcaaaaatctgaTGTAAAATTTAACCCATgtagaaaagttttcttctgatgttAAAGTGTGTGGTGGTAAGACATTATTTCTCACCTTTGTCTTAGCTTGAGGTACTTCAGAGTGTTGATCCTGTGAATCGATTGGATCAGGTGAGGAAGTACTCAGCGGTGGGATATACTGTGGCAGCGGATAGTGTGGGTCCGGTTGATAATACGCAGGTGACGTTTGATAATGTGAACACGTCATCATAGATGGTTGTTGGTAATGTGCCCAGTTAGAAGCCATAGCTTTGTTTGGGGTCATCATGCCGTGCTGTTGGTACTGTCCATTCTGTGGaggtggtactgaagcaggttgaggagagacatgatgatggttctctggaacagctgatgTCCCAGGTGTTGTCTCTTCTTGAGAATTAACCTTAGTGGAATCTCTATCAAATTCCGGTAaattggaagctgaaacggctaacggatcttgatttgatgggacttccttagaagtaaccgaagcaTAGGCGCTACCATGTAGagaatgtggattttgatgtaattgttgggattccattgtgattaaggctataatattaggtatgtagatatactagaagttctcctcaaggatttaggaatccataaaagggaatctgcaattctacacaattctataaatattattatcatcgttttatatgttaatattcattgatcctattacattatcaatccttgcgtttcagcttccactaatttagatgactatttctcatcatttgcgtcatcttctaacaccgtatatgataatatactagtaacgtaaatactagttagtagatgatagttgatttttattccaacaggTTCACACGAAGATTGAAAGTGTGGCCACGCTAATTTAGTTTATTAGGGAAATGCTCCTGGTCAGTTCTAATTCACCCAACGTAGCGCGGAATATTTTAAAGTTAATATAGTATTTCGATATGACAAGCACCTCTAAACAAAAGGTTATTTTCGCTTTTGTTCATTGAGCGTGTACTTCAAGCCTGATCctgctttttcttctgattTGATCTGATTCGATTAAGCAAGCGGTACTACCCTAAAACCGCCATCTGTTGTAATATAGTAACGTCGCAATAAACCTGTCATATAATTAGCAGCTAATCCTTATATTCCATCTCCTCAATTTGTGATATTTATCGTATATAATTCCCATTTCAGACCGTCATTTAGTAGTAGGCATCTAACTATGGAACGGCTTTACCCGATCTTGGTATGTATGCCATAATGTACTACCGCTATCGATTTACCTTAACCCTAACGAGTGTCTCTAGCCAGTATTTTAAACTTCCATATCACAACTAATGTTGAAGATTGTATAATAAAAACATCAAGCTATTTAATAGATGCGATTAATCTCCTAATCGAAAACAGTTTGTTCGGTGTCCAAATACTGTTTTAGTGGACTATGATAAACGTTATAACAGCTATTTTGACTAAAACAACCGTAAATTTACACAGATAGGTGTTCACAGTAATTTTTTGGGGAGTTAGGTCGAaatcttttccaaaaccAGTCATGCAAAGGAAATGCGTCAACTTTTGGGGACTTTTCCCCTACTCAAACACAGTTAGTCAACATTTAAAGGTTGTGTCTTTACTTAAGAGAAAATTAACTGAGCTTCGGTCATACATACGTAATTTCGCTGCTTCCAGTCGAGCAGTTGGTGCGCTATAATCATTTGATGTTTTTAGCTTACGGCTTCTTAAGATTTTCTATTGTTCATACTGACTCGTCGCATAGGCCGCAATATAAATCATTTAGAGAAAACGTTAACACATCGTTTAGGTAAACAACCCCTAGAGAGGATGATCAGTACGCAATATAACTGTTCAAAATCCATTTCTTGCatcaatattttattcaaCTATTATTTCTGGAGGTTTTAGTGGTTCTGTATACCCCCTCCAGCCACTGTTATGAACAATTAATTGATACTACTTCGAATATAAACattaaaacaaaaaacttATTGAGTGCAGCAAGTTAACATGTATCGATATAATAGAAGTTCCCCTTTTGAACGAACACCAGAAAAACGAGTAAGCCGTCAAGAAAGCCAACGAAAGAGCATCGAATTGCCCAAACTGCCACCATTGAATACGAGGAACTCCTTTTTGGATGATTCTGATAACGGAACAGATAATATCTCAATTGGCTGGACACCAATCAGTGACACCCAGCAATTCCAAAGCCCGGTCCCTCAGGCTTTTACCTTTACATCAAAACATAGTGCAAGGGGAAACGGTACTAGCTCTTCAGAATCCACACCCAAATCGACAAAGTACGTCAAAGAAAGACGACCACCACCACCGCCACCCCTTTTGTATTCCACTGAATCAATACGGATAGACTCACCCATGGTATCTCCCAGTTCTCAGTCCCGGGAAAGATCACCTAATAAACTATCCTTTATAGGAAACTCAGAGGAACGACATCACATGGAATACATATCTAACCATTCCAGGATCTTAAAATCACCATTTGCGAACGGATTTAGTCCAAATTCCCCTAAATCTCCAAGAGATAGTAGCAAACAGCAGGCTCACTTCTCTGATGAATCAGATCTACGGTGTcatgaaagagaaaaagctTTACCCCCAATTCCTTTCACTACTACTCTTCTGCTATCTCcttttgatgatgaagactCAGAATTTTTTACGAAACCACCACCGCCTCTATCAACATCTAGAAACGTAAGTGGGAATAGCCGAGTATCAGAAGCCCTAGAAAGTGTTTATTCTGACTCAGATTATACTTTTAATAACTCAAATGCCAGGCAAAGTAGTTTTAACTCTTTACTAGGAGCCAAGCCATTAGAATTAGCACCAAGCATTACTGCACCGACACAaccattttcaattcaatCTATCGATGAGCACAAGCTTTATCAATGTGATAATGTTTACAAACTTTCTGCTATTTATGAGTggattttgaaagtttattttgaatGGTTTAATGAATGTGTCTTCACGAAAATCgatcttttccaaattgtTCAATTACTTTTAGAGTTTCAAATGCCTACAAATTTCGATCAAGATACGATAGACTCAAATGTGGATAATATTATGGCTTCGTTTATTTCCCAGAAAGCAGTAAGATTCGATATCATTAACGATGAAGAGGTAGCCGTAGTTGTGGGAGGGCTGGATATTACTGGTGTTTTCACCGAACTACTACCGTGCTATTCATTCATCGATAATACTTATGGATCTACAAACTCCCTGATTTGTTATTCCAACGTTTGCACACATGGCCAAAGCTCTGGCttcagaaaagaaataaaactTTCCGAAATCATAAATAAATCAGTTGGACTTTGGACAGAATACTGGCACTTGACTCCAGATGATTTAGCAGAAATTAATCCCCGTGAAGTACAAAGACAAAGCTTTATATTTGACTTAATTATTTTAGAAGAAAGATCCTTAAACATGGCTACTGCCGCGGTAGAAATCTATGGGAAACGGTTTGACAAATCCCTACTTCCAGATGAGCCTGAGTTCAAGGCATTGGCATTTGATATCTTCGAACCTCTAATACAATTACATACcgaatttcttttgacgccaatattttggaaattaaAAACGAGAGGTAAGTTTATTGATGGCGTTGGAAAAATCTATTCAAAATGGTGTGGTGAAGCcaagaatatatatttgaattACGCGAAAGCTATGGCAACGGTACACGAAATCATAATGTgggagaagaaaaacaagacGAAATTTGTAACATGGCTTAAGGAGATTGATAACTCGGTTGAAATTACAAGATCGAAGATGTATCATGATGTTATATTCTTTGGGgggtttttcaaatctttaCAAAACATGCCCGTAACTCTGCGCtcaattttgaagaacacGGATCCTTCCATGGAGGATTATGAATACCTGAAAATAGTAATTAAGGAAGTAGAAAAGTTGAACTTTGAAGTTAATCAGGTACATGGATTAGCAATTGACCATAGGAAACTAGTAAGGTTTTCGAAACAATTAGTATTAAGTACTAATAGTAGTAATGCAACAAGCTATGTGAACGTCGGTGGTAGTACTAACGCAAATGACGATGATGCAATTCAGGATAAACTAGCTCTTGGTTTAACTTATCCGGAAAGGAAGTTAGTACTATCTGGCACTGTTTATAAAAAGAGGGATTTATGGCTGGACCCAACCCCAGTGTATATCGCATTATTGGACAATTGCTTACTGATTACAGAGGAAATAAGTAAAGGAGAAACTCAAAAATATAAGCTTATTGAAAGACCTATCCCAATAGATTATTTAAGTCTcgagaaaaggaaaattccAGGAACAAGTAAACAGCCTCTGAGAAACTACTCTCAGAAAGAACATAAATCCCCAATGCATAATTTTTCGACACCGATTAACTCCATGAGACCTCTGCTTAAAAGTTCTGGAAATCACATGTCAACAGCGTATGGAGATAGAAAGACTAGTAATACTGAAATTTCTAACGCGAATCCAAACACAGACGAGTTCTCATTTAAGATCAGAAATACAGCCACAGGTGAATcgttcaaattttttacaGAAAGTGCAGAAGTACTCAACCAATGGATTGATGCTATCATGGAATcttttaaaagaaatgcaGAAAATCATGATTTAAATGCCTTTGAATTTACAGTGTTGAGCTCTGAGTTCGCATACTTCGACAAGGATGCACCGGTGAATCTACCTGTAGCTCCGGAAGGATCAGAAATTGATGTAGCACTCAAAGCTTACGCtcaaaaagcaaacaaaGATTCATGTTCATGGAGTAAGACAACACGGATTCTTTGTTGTGAAGATGTTAAATTCGAGGGCAGAATTTACCTATTTGTGGCTACAACAGACGGTATCTATGTGAAATATAGAGACGATTATGGTAGTGGTTTCGTTAAAATATTAGAATTAAACGACGTCAAAAGAATGGAAGCCAATGTTAAGTTGGGGCTCTTGTTTGTATTGGATAACAGAAAGTTGTGCTATTTTAATATCTCAACGGTAGTGAGCCGTTACCTAGCGCAAGGAAACACTCTAGATGAAAACTGCATTGTGGGAACAGTAATCAGAGATAAGGTGagattcttcaaaattgcTGATGATTTTGGTAACTCAAaacatttattttttgaaagaaaggGGAAGATAGTTATATTAACACCAGAATTTGATCAATTGACAAACCAagtaaaatatttcaaattttacAAAGAGTATAAGCTCCCAAGTTCAAGTAATAACATTCTGAATAACGAAATTGAGGATATTGCCATATTCAGGAAAAGTTTTGCTGTGTGTACAAAGAAAACAGTCATACTTTATCAAGATTCATTCGAGGATAACGGAATAGTCTTACCatcttttttgaatgataaaGATATGATGGCACACTTGAGGCATCCACATTTGAATAGCTTACCGTTCAAAAGTGCTACAGACTCCAAGAAACGCCCCTCCATAGAATCTCTCACtgaagaagcaaaaaagGATATCGCCACTTGCAAAGCTATACCggtcaatttttttcaaatatcaCAATCTAGTTTTTTTGCCTTGGTTTATGATGAAGCCGTAGTGAAAATAAACTGCTACGGTGAGATGTCTGATTGGAGAAAGGATATTCTCTTACTTGATTTTTGTTGTACCGGCGCGAGCTTCCATGGTAATCATTTGATTCTCGTTGGCGACAATTTGATACAGATTTACGACTTAAAAAATGTTGAGCAGAACCTAGGCGAATTGGTTCCCGTCCAGATcataaaaggaaagaagatAAAGCTGGCTAGTTCAGAAAGGAGAGAGAAAACAATTCTTGTGTTAAGTCATCCAAATATACTTAATAGACAATTATTAGTCGCGTGCAATCCTGTAGCAATGGCAGATCATCAATAATATAAGATATAGACACTTTTAATGGTAAATATCGTTGTAATAATATAAGCCAACAAGAATATAGTCCAGTAATTATGCTATTTGCAGTAACTCACATCATTATTCTCTCTGTTCATATAATCCTGAATAACAGGTTACCCTCGGAAGTGCATTTAGCCGTATAACAAGTAGCTCTTTAAAATCAGTAGAACAGATACATTAATATGTGATAATACGGCTGTGAGGAAAAGGTGAAGTTCTGGTGATGAATATAGACTGTTTGTGTCGTTGGGTAGTTCTGCCACTGCTGCGCTATCCACTTCTGGTAGCTCTTGTATTGAGATGGTATGTAAAGTAGAAAATAGGCATGAGGTTAGAAACAGCGTTTTTTATACTAACATGACGAACTAACCTAGGTCTCTAAGCGACTCGATAAGCATTTGTCTAACAATCTATACACTACTGATAAATGCATTCCTCATTGCTAATTCCTATATAAAGCGGTCGGGACAGGTCGCCTGGAAGAGCCTTCGTGAATTTAAGAATGGCATAGTTCTTATTACTGGAGGAAGTAAAGGACTTGGACGGGCCATAGTATCTCAACTCCTACAAGACTACAGCAACCTGACCATCTTGAATGTCGACATATGCCCATCATCAGTGAGGAATACTCGCGTGAAGGATCTCATCTGCGACCTgagtgatgatgaagaagttgCAGCACTActgaatttgttgaaaagaaagtataaaaatgaaatccGATTGATTGTGAACAATGCTGGAGTAAGGGCCAACTTCACCGGATTCAACGGCATGGAACGGGATAATCTTGATAAGATTTTTAAGATAAACACATTTGCACCACTTCAGTTCATTCAAGAACTGGCCCCTAGTAGACACTCAACTAGACAGTGTTATATTGTCAATATCGCAAGCATTTTGGGCATATTGACGCCGGCCAAAGTAGCAGCTTATGCGGCGAGCAAAGCAGCATTGATAGCCTTTCATCAGTCGTACAGTTTTGAATTGCAAAACGAAGGCGTAAGAAATATCAGAACACTATTAGTGACCCCAGGGCAACTGAATACGGAAATGTTTGCAGGATTCAAGCCTCCTCGCCAGTTCTTTGCCCCTGTAATAGACATTACTACTCTAGCTGCCAAGATAGTCCGTTATTGTGAGCTGGGTCAGAGGGGACAGCTAAATGAACCCTTTTATTGTAGTTTTGCTCATCTTTTGATGTGCGTACCTTATTCGCTACAACGCATTGTAAGAAGCTTCTCTCGCATAGATTGCTGCCTCCCGGACGAGTAGAAAGCTATACATAGTAAATAGAATATTTATAGATGAATCCGAGTAGACAGCCTTGGTGTTTGCTTATACATTCTTTGCAATTATGCACGCCCTCATTACCGTTGCTCATATTTTTGGGCATTAATtgtattttgaaaagtgcTCGTTCAGGCCCGTGTAAAAAAAGGTGATGAAGCAAACATTATAATAAACACTTCTGAGAAGCCACGTGTAGAGGGGTAAGCTATATCGTAAACACCGTTGGATGTGGACCACGGTGCACtgataaaataaagatatagTAGTAGAATCTGTTACTAATCTTAACACTTTTGATGGTAGAACCGGACATGCAGAAGAAGGCAAGTGGTGGCAGTGGCGGTTCCGAGATGGATACTTTAAATGCTACCAGCAACAGTAGTAAACAAGGAGtttcaaataataaaaggaaTCCGGTCagtaaaaagaaaccaGGGAATAAGGTCTCTGATGGAAGAGATAATGCACATAATTATCACGGGGAAGGCCGCAGAAAAAGTAGCAAACAACAGAGGTCAAGAACGCCCTATAAGGAGACTAGTACTAGGATCAATGATCAAGATATAGATTTATCTATCCAGGAAGAAATTCTTGGTggtaatttcaaattacGAGGCAGGAAAACTCAAGTTTCCATTAATCATTTGTTGAATTTCCAGTTACCTGAAGTCGAAAGGGAAAAAAGTAGGTCCTCTTCAAGTAAGAAATCGAATAGGAGACGCGATGAGCACGTACATTTACACGGTGACACATTTGTTAATGTTAATTACCGTCTTTTGGTAGATGATCGTTTTGACTACCCAGAGCAAAACTGTAACCCGAACGTTCCTGTCgatcaagaaaagattCTAAGAGTCATAGTGCCAAAGGGTCAGAATTGTTCTATTTGTCTGAGCGAGGAACCGGTGGCTCCCAGAATGGTTACTTGTGGCCATATTTTCTGTCTAAGTTGTCTCTTGAACTTTTTCTCCATTGAAGAAACCgtcaaaaataaagagaCTGGGTActcaaagaagaagaaatataaaGAATGCCCGCTTTGTGGAAGTATTATTGGCCCTAAAAGGGTCAAGCCTGTTCTGTATGAGGACGACTTTGATGTAACCAGGTTAAATCAAAAACCCGAACCTGGTGCCACAGTACATCTACAACTGATGTGTAAACCACACGGTTCACTATTACCTTTGCCAGTAGCCTTACATTTAGACCCTCTAAAATGTGGAAATTTCCCTCCCGCAAACTTAGGATCAATAAAGCATTATGCGCATATTATGAAGTGTGGCGTGTCTTACTCCTTGGAGCTCTATCAAAAGGACATTGTTGCTATTCAGGAACAATATGAAATCGACAAGGCCATTTATAATGATAGTGGAAAATTTGTTAAGCAGTCgattgaaaatatcaatgatCAAATTTCGACGTTGCTGGCTGCAACCACTGATTTGAGCCCACTTTCCAACGATATTAACAACGGTTTGGacaattttcattttgatgACGATCTCTTGACCAAATACGATGATTCTTCCGCTTATTTTTTCTACCAGACGTTGGTGGCATCGTCCACGAAATACTTCTTATCTCCACTGGATGTAAAAATCTTATTGACTATTTTCCACTATTATTCCAAGTTTCCAGAAAGCATCGAGACGACAGTCGAAAATATACATTATGATACAGTGGTAACGGAGCAATTAATCCGCCGCTACAAGTACATCGGCCACCTTCCAATCGGCACTGAGATTGCCCTTTTAGACTTGGACTGGCGTAAAATACCATTCCTTCCCAAGGAAATTTACGAACAGTTTGCTCATGAGCTAAAACAACGTCGAAGAAAATTCacaatgaaaaagcaaaaggaagataaggaaaagaaactatATGAAAAAAGGTTGGAACAAGAACATGCCGAGTTCTAcagaaaggaaaatggCAATTCTCTCAAGTTTGAAGACTCTGTACAGATGGCTACCCATTATGAATCCATTGTAAGCTCTTCCATACCTCTCAACTCCTTAGGAATTTCTATGCTGGGTCCACCGACAAATTCCTGCTCTACTCCTCAAAAGCAAGCGCCCTCCCACAcgaaaagaacaatttgGGGGACATCAATTGCAGTGACGGAAGACGAAAAAGCATCAAAGGAGAACAAAGAATTTCAAGATATGTTATTGCAGCGAATAAGGCAGGAAGATAGTTCGGATGTCACAGATTCGACGGATTCTCCTCCTACAAGTAATGGTAAGCGAGGcaggaagaagaaaggtAAAGTCATGCTATTCAGCAGCAATCATCAAGCCTTGGGTTAGGTTACAGCATGTTCTGCTTAAAAATCTCTTTCCAAGCCAGAAATGTGGGAGGACCTATTCTATATCATTTCAAAATCGAACTCTATATCTTTATGTATAACTTCAAACGCTATTGCATATAAACAATTACTCATATATAGTCCAAATGCATTCATACCATGTTATACTATTCAATTCTAGTGTCGTTGTGCGTgatttttcacttttgaCCGTAAATAGAATTTCGGTGATATTATTTTAACTCtcgaagaaaataaagtagATTCATGTACACGTATATCAAAAGAGTACAGTGAAAAAGGGATAAAGGATACACTCCACTTAGAAGGGCGCAAGATGAGTGGAAAATTTGTTCGTGCTTCTAAATATAGACACGTCTTTGGCCAAGCGGCCAAAAAGGAACTGCAATATGAAAAACTCAAAGTGACCAACAACGCATGGGACTCCAACTTGCTAAAAACGAATGGTAAATTTATTGCGGTGAATTGGAATGCCTCTGGAGGTGGTGCATTCGCTGTCATTCCGATCGAGGAAGTGGGCAAGGCTCCAGATCAAGTGCCTTTGTTCAGAGGCCACACTGCGCAGGTCTTGGATACCGATTTTGATCCGTTTAATGACCACAGGATTGCTTCCGGTTCCGATGATTCTAAGATTGGTATTTGGGACATACCGGAAAACTACAAATTTCACGATCATGTAGATGAAGATGGAGAGCCAATTGATATCAAACCAGTAAAGTTTTTGACAGGACACGCAAGGAAAGTTGGACATGTTCTTTATCATCCCGTCGCTGAGAATGTATTAGCATCCTCTTCAGGTGACTATACTGTTAAATTATGGAATGTGGAAACTGGAAAGGACATGATTACTTTGAAACATCCAGATATGGTCACATCCATGTCATTTTCGTATGATGGTAATTATCTTGCCACAGTGGCTCGAGATAAGAAACTACGAGTCTGGAATAtcagagaagaaaaaattgttagCGAAGGGCCTGCCCATACGGGTGCAAAAAACCAAAGGGTGGTATGGTTAGGAAACTCTGACAGATTGGCTACTActggtttttcaaaattgagTGATCGTCAAATCGGTATTTGGGATGCCTTCAACATTGAAAAGGGAGATTTGGGAGGCTTCTACACTGTCGACCAATCATCAGGTATTTTGATGCCCTTTTATGACGAAGGGAATAAGATTCTTTACTTGGTGGGGAAAGGTGATGGTAATATTCGATACTACGAATTTCAAAACGACGAGCTGTTTGAGTTGTCTGAATTCCAATCCACAGAAGCACAGAGAGGCTTTGCTGTAGCGCCTAAGCGAATGGTGAACgtcaaagaaaacgaaGTCTTAAAAGGTTTCAAGACTGTCGTTGATCAGCGTATCGAACCGGtatctttctttgttccAAGGAGATCAGAGGAGTTCCAAGAAGATATCTACCCGGATGCACCTTCCAATAAGCCAGCTTTAACTGCTGAAGAGTGGTTTTCTGGCAAGTCTGTTGAAGGTCCAATTCTCGTTAGTATGAGATCTATCTATGACGGTTCCGCACCAAGCTTTCATGAGGCTAAAAGACCTCAACAGCCAACAACTCAAGAAACAGCTcttgaagagaaaaaggaGCAGCCTAAAGTGGAGAAGCCAATCAGCGAATCCGAAAAGGAGGTGAAACAAGAAGCTCCAAAATCTCCCTCACCGCTAAAGTCGGCCTCCTCATCTTCTACAATCAACCATGTATTAAAGGAAGATAATTCGATCAACAagttgttgaagaaatccTCCGATATTGATCAAGTTAACAACGCCGAAGATCCGTCTAGGGATACCTCCGGATGGGAAGAAGCCGATGATGAGCCAGCTCCTATCAAAATCGAAACCCCAGTCACTCCAACAGAAACTAAAAAGGATCGCACACCTAAGGTCGAACCttcaaaagaattgaagCCAGAGCCAGTGTCTATCGCAACAGATAGAAAACAGGAGCAAAGCTTACCTCAAGAAGAGAAGTCCTCTGAGAAAA
Above is a genomic segment from Saccharomyces cerevisiae S288C chromosome XII, complete sequence containing:
- the TDA5 gene encoding Tda5p (hypothetical protein; detected in highly purified mitochondria in high-throughput studies; proposed to be involved in resistance to mechlorethamine and streptozotocin; null mutant sensitive to expression of top1-T722A allele); the encoded protein is MNIDCLCRWVVLPLLRYPLLVALVLRWSLSDSISICLTIYTLLINAFLIANSYIKRSGQVAWKSLREFKNGIVLITGGSKGLGRAIVSQLLQDYSNLTILNVDICPSSVRNTRVKDLICDLSDDEEVAALLNLLKRKYKNEIRLIVNNAGVRANFTGFNGMERDNLDKIFKINTFAPLQFIQELAPSRHSTRQCYIVNIASILGILTPAKVAAYAASKAALIAFHQSYSFELQNEGVRNIRTLLVTPGQLNTEMFAGFKPPRQFFAPVIDITTLAAKIVRYCELGQRGQLNEPFYCSFAHLLMCVPYSLQRIVRSFSRIDCCLPDE
- the TUS1 gene encoding Rho family guanine nucleotide exchange factor TUS1 (Guanine nucleotide exchange factor (GEF) that modulates Rho1p activity; involved in the cell integrity signaling pathway; interacts with Rgl1p; localization of Tus1p to the bed neck is regulated by Rgl1p; multicopy suppressor of tor2 mutation and ypk1 ypk2 double mutation; potential Cdc28p substrate), encoding MYRYNRSSPFERTPEKRVSRQESQRKSIELPKLPPLNTRNSFLDDSDNGTDNISIGWTPISDTQQFQSPVPQAFTFTSKHSARGNGTSSSESTPKSTKYVKERRPPPPPPLLYSTESIRIDSPMVSPSSQSRERSPNKLSFIGNSEERHHMEYISNHSRILKSPFANGFSPNSPKSPRDSSKQQAHFSDESDLRCHEREKALPPIPFTTTLLLSPFDDEDSEFFTKPPPPLSTSRNVSGNSRVSEALESVYSDSDYTFNNSNARQSSFNSLLGAKPLELAPSITAPTQPFSIQSIDEHKLYQCDNVYKLSAIYEWILKVYFEWFNECVFTKIDLFQIVQLLLEFQMPTNFDQDTIDSNVDNIMASFISQKAVRFDIINDEEVAVVVGGLDITGVFTELLPCYSFIDNTYGSTNSLICYSNVCTHGQSSGFRKEIKLSEIINKSVGLWTEYWHLTPDDLAEINPREVQRQSFIFDLIILEERSLNMATAAVEIYGKRFDKSLLPDEPEFKALAFDIFEPLIQLHTEFLLTPIFWKLKTRGKFIDGVGKIYSKWCGEAKNIYLNYAKAMATVHEIIMWEKKNKTKFVTWLKEIDNSVEITRSKMYHDVIFFGGFFKSLQNMPVTLRSILKNTDPSMEDYEYLKIVIKEVEKLNFEVNQVHGLAIDHRKLVRFSKQLVLSTNSSNATSYVNVGGSTNANDDDAIQDKLALGLTYPERKLVLSGTVYKKRDLWLDPTPVYIALLDNCLLITEEISKGETQKYKLIERPIPIDYLSLEKRKIPGTSKQPLRNYSQKEHKSPMHNFSTPINSMRPLLKSSGNHMSTAYGDRKTSNTEISNANPNTDEFSFKIRNTATGESFKFFTESAEVLNQWIDAIMESFKRNAENHDLNAFEFTVLSSEFAYFDKDAPVNLPVAPEGSEIDVALKAYAQKANKDSCSWSKTTRILCCEDVKFEGRIYLFVATTDGIYVKYRDDYGSGFVKILELNDVKRMEANVKLGLLFVLDNRKLCYFNISTVVSRYLAQGNTLDENCIVGTVIRDKVRFFKIADDFGNSKHLFFERKGKIVILTPEFDQLTNQVKYFKFYKEYKLPSSSNNILNNEIEDIAIFRKSFAVCTKKTVILYQDSFEDNGIVLPSFLNDKDMMAHLRHPHLNSLPFKSATDSKKRPSIESLTEEAKKDIATCKAIPVNFFQISQSSFFALVYDEAVVKINCYGEMSDWRKDILLLDFCCTGASFHGNHLILVGDNLIQIYDLKNVEQNLGELVPVQIIKGKKIKLASSERREKTILVLSHPNILNRQLLVACNPVAMADHQ